One genomic region from Melospiza melodia melodia isolate bMelMel2 unplaced genomic scaffold, bMelMel2.pri scaffold_54, whole genome shotgun sequence encodes:
- the LOC134413867 gene encoding olfactory receptor 14I1-like produces the protein HAKAQQISNSSSISHFLLLALADTRQLQLLHFCLLLGISLAALLGNGLIISTIACSHHLHTPMFFFLLNLALSDMGSICTTVPKAMHNSLWDTRTISYSGCAVQLFFCLFFISAELSLLIVMCYDRYVSICKPLHYGTLLGSRACAHMAAAAWASAFLYSLLHTANTFSMPLCHGNAVGQFFCEIPQILKLSCSKSYLKEFGLLAASGCLVFGCFVFIVFSYVQIFRAVLRIPSEQGQHKAFSTCLPHLAVLSLFLSTGTLTYLKPPSISSPSLDLALSILYSVVPPALNPLIYSLRNQELKAAVWRLMTGCFQKY, from the coding sequence catgccaaggcacagcaaatatccaacagcagctccatcagccacttcctcctgctggcattggcagacacgcggcagctgcagctcctgcacttctgcctcttgctgggcatctccctggctgccctcctgggcaacggcctcatcatcagcaccatagcctgcagccaccacctgcacacacccatgttcttcttcctgctcaacctggccctctctgacatgggctccatctgcaccactgtccccaaagccatgcacaattccctctgggacaccagaaccatctcctactcaggatgtgctgtacagctgtttttctgtctcttcttcatctcagcagagctttccctcctgatcgtcatgtgctacgaccgctacgtgtccatctgcaaacccctgcactacgggaccctcctgggcagcagagcttgtgcccacatggcagcagctgcctgggccagtgcctttctctattcactgctgcacacagccaatacattttccatgcccctgtgccatggcaatgccgtgggccagttcttctgtgaaatcccacagatcctcaagctctcctgctccaaatcctacctcaagGAATTTGGGCTTCTTGCTGCTAGCGGTTGTTTGGTGttcggttgttttgtgttcattgttttctcctatgtgcagatcttcagggctgtgctgaggatcccctctgagcaggggcagcacaaagccttttccacctgcctccctcacctggctgtgctctccctgttcctcagcactggtacattaacttacctgaagcccccctccatctcctccccatccctggatctggctctgtcaattctgtactcagtggtgcctccagccctgaacccgctcatctacagcctgaggaaccaggagctcaaggctgcagtgtggagactgatgactggatgctttcagaaatattaa